CGGGTTGGGCGGTGCCGGTCTCCAGCAGCAGGGTGCGCACACCGGCGTCGCGGGCGGCGTGCTCCAGGGCGCGCAGGATGGTGGTCGCCACGCCGGTGCCGCGGGCGGACGGGATGACGTACATCCGTTTGATCTCGGCGGAATCGGGGCCGAGCAGGCGCAGGCCGCCGCAGCCCACGGCGGTGCCGGTGCCGTCCCGGGCGATCAGGAAGACGGTCACCGACTCGGCGGTGGGCGGCGACCCCGGTTCGTGGTCGTCGCTGCCGTAACGGGCATCGAGTTCGGTGCGTTGCGCGGCGCGTAGCCGGACACCGTCGGTCGACTCCCATGGTTCCTGCCGGACGGAGAGCATCCCATCACCCTTTCCGTAACAAGCGTTACCGTAACGTACGCTACGGTTCAGGTCGGCGGTCGGGAAGGGGCGCGGATGGCCAGACGAC
This DNA window, taken from Micromonospora sp. FIMYZ51, encodes the following:
- a CDS encoding GNAT family N-acetyltransferase, giving the protein MLSVRQEPWESTDGVRLRAAQRTELDARYGSDDHEPGSPPTAESVTVFLIARDGTGTAVGCGGLRLLGPDSAEIKRMYVIPSARGTGVATTILRALEHAARDAGVRTLLLETGTAQPEAIRFYEREGYHRIDNFGPYRGEALSVCYARQLP